A DNA window from Polynucleobacter sp. AP-Titi-500A-B4 contains the following coding sequences:
- a CDS encoding YqiA/YcfP family alpha/beta fold hydrolase, with protein MPSTLLVYLHGFRSSPRSSKAVMTGEAIKALSTVDNPIEWYCPQLLASPKASMDMVTAHIDQAKADRVVVIGSSLGGFYTNYLAEKYGCKAVALNPAVRAARELAPHVGMMTAYDNDEPFDFRPEYIDELKALQVEKISNPSRYFLIAAKGDELLDWREMVSFYPGAKHLVLEGSDHGIADYTDHLPKVMEFISH; from the coding sequence GTTGGTTTATCTGCACGGATTTCGCTCGTCACCACGTTCTAGCAAAGCTGTGATGACTGGCGAGGCGATTAAAGCCCTATCAACTGTCGATAACCCTATCGAATGGTATTGCCCACAGTTGTTAGCCTCCCCAAAAGCCAGTATGGATATGGTCACTGCGCATATTGATCAAGCAAAAGCAGATCGTGTTGTGGTGATTGGCTCATCTCTTGGCGGTTTCTATACAAACTATCTAGCTGAAAAATATGGCTGCAAGGCAGTTGCTTTAAATCCTGCGGTGCGAGCTGCTCGTGAGCTTGCCCCGCATGTTGGGATGATGACTGCTTACGATAACGATGAGCCATTTGATTTTCGTCCTGAATATATTGATGAGCTCAAAGCGCTACAGGTTGAGAAAATATCCAATCCATCCCGCTATTTCTTAATAGCAGCTAAAGGTGATGAGCTTTTGGATTGGCGTGAAATGGTCAGCTTCTATCCTGGTGCCAAGCACCTTGTTCTGGAAGGTAGCGACCATGGAATTGCTGACTATACAGATCACCTGCCAAAAGTCATGGAGTTCATTTCCCACTAA
- a CDS encoding HNH endonuclease, translated as MLSILKLDAGGIPQGWVNAEEATKHYADSSVLWTLGDPIMKMRGGISRASGLQSVIELHSIIAIKGTSKINLFDVVPVITKHKLFKRDRGLCAYCGDAIHENHAEAEHIIPNSRGGQYSWMNLVISCRPCNQRKGNRTPEQAGMGLLYTPYMPSLYEDMILKGRNILADQMDFLAANLPKNSRLLEGFS; from the coding sequence GTGCTGAGCATCTTGAAATTAGACGCAGGTGGAATTCCCCAGGGTTGGGTTAACGCAGAAGAAGCGACTAAGCATTACGCCGATAGTAGTGTTTTATGGACGCTAGGTGATCCCATCATGAAAATGCGCGGCGGTATCTCACGCGCCAGTGGATTACAGTCAGTCATTGAGCTTCACTCCATCATTGCGATAAAAGGTACGTCAAAGATCAATTTATTTGACGTTGTACCAGTCATCACAAAGCACAAACTATTTAAACGTGATCGTGGTCTATGTGCATATTGTGGTGATGCAATTCATGAAAATCATGCAGAGGCTGAGCACATTATTCCCAATAGTCGTGGCGGTCAATATTCTTGGATGAATCTAGTGATCTCTTGTCGCCCCTGTAATCAGCGCAAAGGCAACCGTACCCCAGAGCAAGCTGGCATGGGTCTTCTGTATACACCTTACATGCCAAGTCTTTACGAAGACATGATTCTGAAAGGCCGTAATATATTGGCTGATCAGATGGATTTTTTAGCCGCCAATCTTCCTAAAAATAGCCGCCTGCTCGAGGGCTTTTCCTGA
- a CDS encoding DUF3108 domain-containing protein has protein sequence MQLRLKPTIRTYPLRIIFIAVLLSVLGHLLLFFGMPFFSFGSSPEIAEDLIIKTELKAEPPQKIQMAKAPIKKPIQEETSNSLADDKSSNPGNQSGGFNQQGVAFKLPGSGILYYDAYVDGQKYQTAEIDWIVEGNSYRLYINIPYAFVGPFVFESRGTVDGYGIAPIIYWSQRGTRTPRYSRFDRDAKGGGQMYFSEKPDFTPTIVPGTQDRFSLMFQLASLLNGSDSKIDEAGSIRLIPVVDYNTLENWHFKSYGEAFNEDIPSLGKTINRHYALMQRENDPYKRQVDIWLAKDLEWLPGRIRSLEANGRVLELVFRQKNPIPSTMGL, from the coding sequence GTGCAGCTGCGTTTGAAGCCAACAATCCGCACCTATCCGTTGCGGATTATTTTCATTGCAGTTTTGCTTTCAGTGTTGGGTCATCTACTGCTATTTTTCGGTATGCCATTCTTTTCGTTTGGCAGTTCGCCAGAAATAGCAGAAGACTTGATCATCAAAACTGAGCTTAAAGCTGAGCCGCCACAAAAAATTCAAATGGCTAAAGCGCCAATCAAAAAACCCATTCAGGAAGAAACGTCTAATAGCCTCGCCGATGATAAAAGCTCTAACCCTGGAAATCAATCGGGTGGCTTTAACCAGCAGGGTGTAGCTTTCAAATTACCAGGTTCTGGAATTTTGTATTACGACGCATATGTCGATGGTCAGAAATACCAAACAGCAGAAATTGATTGGATTGTCGAAGGTAATTCCTATCGCCTCTATATCAACATTCCTTATGCCTTTGTTGGCCCATTTGTTTTTGAATCCAGAGGAACAGTAGATGGCTATGGAATTGCCCCCATTATTTATTGGTCGCAACGCGGTACCAGGACTCCTCGTTATTCAAGATTTGATCGTGATGCAAAGGGAGGAGGGCAGATGTACTTTTCGGAGAAGCCTGATTTCACTCCAACAATCGTTCCCGGAACCCAGGACCGCTTTAGCTTAATGTTCCAATTGGCCTCGCTGCTAAATGGTAGCGATAGCAAGATAGATGAAGCAGGTAGCATTCGCTTGATTCCGGTTGTGGATTACAACACTCTAGAAAATTGGCACTTTAAGAGCTATGGTGAGGCATTTAACGAGGACATTCCAAGTCTAGGCAAGACTATTAATCGTCATTACGCCTTGATGCAAAGAGAAAATGATCCATATAAGCGCCAGGTAGATATCTGGCTTGCCAAAGATCTTGAATGGCTACCAGGACGCATACGCTCACTAGAAGCGAATGGTCGTGTACTGGAGTTGGTATTTAGGCAAAAGAACCCTATACCGTCTACGATGGGTCTTTAG
- a CDS encoding ion channel, which produces MFSFLHNADLPSFATLFNEINTDMGNGQIWIMVVSACLMLALHAVAVLGIAGAFHWIDDVMTRRRIFGASFLSYFIAILLVIAIHLGEIVIWAYICVALKVFPTNPQTFYFAGEMYTTVGYGDYTLAEKWRILPIIISFSGIFAVSMSGAALYTMMGALLGHNNQNPKPGSGS; this is translated from the coding sequence ATGTTTAGCTTCCTCCACAACGCAGACCTTCCTAGCTTTGCTACCCTATTTAATGAAATCAATACAGATATGGGCAATGGCCAAATCTGGATCATGGTGGTATCTGCCTGCCTCATGTTGGCTCTTCACGCAGTTGCAGTTCTAGGTATAGCAGGAGCTTTTCACTGGATCGACGACGTGATGACAAGGCGTCGTATTTTTGGTGCTAGCTTTCTGTCTTACTTTATTGCCATTTTGCTAGTCATTGCCATCCATTTGGGTGAAATCGTAATCTGGGCGTATATCTGCGTAGCCTTAAAAGTATTCCCTACCAATCCACAAACCTTTTACTTTGCCGGTGAAATGTATACAACTGTTGGCTATGGCGACTACACGCTGGCTGAAAAATGGCGAATCTTGCCCATCATCATCTCTTTTTCAGGAATCTTCGCCGTTTCTATGTCTGGCGCAGCGCTCTACACCATGATGGGCGCCTTGCTTGGTCATAACAATCAAAACCCTAAACCTGGATCCGGCTCCTAA
- a CDS encoding ankyrin repeat domain-containing protein — protein MLNIKIRSVAFLVLASTGMACFGQTESQIANFTKAAKFDDISEVKALIAAGVSPNAVDSKGDPMLVIAIRDKSTKVTEFLLKDKKTDVDLSNNFGETPLMLASIEGDLPVVKTLVLQNKAKVDHIGWTPLHYACAKGQLQVAQFLVTNGAIIDSRGPNGSTPLMMAAQSGNEELIKFLLDKGADLRMRNTNGFSAIDIAEIYQKPWIVEGLTSRWQRLYKEPYPGPTKFKTTS, from the coding sequence ATGTTAAATATCAAAATTAGGTCAGTAGCCTTTTTAGTGCTTGCCAGCACTGGAATGGCTTGTTTTGGCCAAACTGAGTCTCAAATAGCCAATTTCACAAAAGCCGCCAAATTTGATGATATTTCGGAGGTTAAAGCCCTAATAGCTGCTGGTGTAAGCCCAAATGCCGTGGATTCGAAGGGCGATCCGATGCTCGTCATTGCCATTCGTGACAAGTCTACAAAGGTGACTGAGTTTCTACTGAAGGATAAAAAGACCGATGTTGATTTATCCAATAATTTTGGTGAAACCCCCTTAATGCTAGCCTCTATAGAGGGTGATTTGCCGGTTGTAAAGACCTTGGTACTTCAAAATAAGGCCAAAGTGGACCATATCGGCTGGACTCCTTTGCATTACGCATGTGCTAAGGGCCAACTACAGGTTGCTCAATTTTTAGTCACTAATGGTGCCATTATTGACTCTCGTGGTCCTAATGGCAGCACACCTTTAATGATGGCAGCTCAATCTGGCAATGAGGAGTTAATCAAGTTCTTACTGGACAAAGGAGCTGACCTTCGTATGCGCAATACCAATGGATTTTCAGCAATTGATATTGCAGAGATCTACCAAAAGCCATGGATAGTAGAAGGACTCACATCACGCTGGCAGCGCCTTTATAAAGAGCCATATCCTGGGCCTACCAAGTTCAAAACGACATCCTGA
- a CDS encoding TatD family hydrolase, giving the protein MFIDSHCHLDFPEFQARLPEVLANMKAANVSHALCVSVDLPDFPNVLKLAQDHAHLYASVGVHPDYEDTPEPTMDFLVDTAKKYSKIVAIGETGLDYYRMGDRSYESMEWQRERFRIHIRAALLAKKPLIIHTRSASEDTIKILKEEGAEGIGGVMHCFTESLDVARQAMEMGFYISFSGIVTFKSAKDLQETCKQVPLDRMLIETDSPYLAPIPYRGKTNEPAWVSKVGEFIANLKGVSLDQLAHSTSNNFYQCFQIDRKTN; this is encoded by the coding sequence ATGTTCATTGATTCTCACTGCCACCTCGATTTTCCTGAGTTTCAAGCTCGCCTTCCAGAAGTCTTGGCTAATATGAAAGCAGCCAATGTCAGTCATGCACTCTGTGTATCGGTAGATCTTCCAGATTTCCCTAATGTCTTAAAACTCGCCCAGGATCATGCCCATCTATATGCTTCAGTCGGGGTTCATCCTGATTATGAGGACACGCCAGAGCCAACTATGGATTTCCTGGTGGATACAGCTAAAAAGTATTCTAAGATTGTTGCGATCGGTGAAACCGGTTTGGATTATTACCGCATGGGTGATCGCAGCTACGAATCTATGGAATGGCAAAGAGAGCGGTTTAGAATCCACATTAGGGCAGCCCTGTTAGCTAAAAAGCCGTTGATTATCCATACTCGATCAGCATCAGAGGACACCATCAAAATCCTGAAAGAAGAGGGTGCTGAAGGGATTGGAGGGGTGATGCATTGCTTTACTGAAAGCTTGGATGTAGCTCGCCAGGCAATGGAGATGGGTTTTTATATTTCCTTTTCAGGGATCGTTACTTTCAAAAGTGCCAAGGATCTACAAGAGACCTGCAAACAAGTTCCCTTAGATCGCATGCTGATAGAAACAGATTCCCCATATCTAGCTCCCATTCCATATCGAGGTAAGACTAATGAGCCGGCCTGGGTTTCTAAAGTAGGTGAATTTATTGCCAATCTCAAGGGTGTTTCTCTAGATCAGTTAGCTCATAGTACATCCAATAACTTTTACCAATGTTTTCAGATAGATAGAAAAACTAATTAA
- a CDS encoding DNA polymerase III subunit delta', translating to MSDLMLPMQQESQIAPWLQPLWEGLNFQKFPNAILLHGQSGIGKFAFAVELAKALLCESSQGNKPCNQCEACHWFNTGNHPDFIALVPETHRKLLPQADYEADEAPKKGRAARDDSDGESSEKKEKKNISIEETRSAIESLSIGSHRGGNRVILIYPLEMLRSDSANTLLKSLEEPPANTIFILLADRVDRVLPTIRSRCRLLIAPRPNRTEGLAWLKDQLPKISGYKVNEADIETIYDEQGGAPYSVLDSLTARHNKDDKDELTIAIAASRLLLQSMAQGVRIPWLEAAEKTHKAQYSFLLATMQRWASDLQLVAQGGTPRYYPKHIATLKGLAQGARPLKLHQFWKSLVQARRSENHPLASRVQLEALLSQYQQVFEG from the coding sequence ATGAGTGACTTGATGCTTCCAATGCAGCAAGAAAGCCAAATAGCGCCTTGGCTGCAACCTTTATGGGAAGGCCTGAATTTTCAGAAATTTCCCAATGCTATTTTGTTGCACGGTCAATCGGGTATTGGTAAGTTTGCCTTTGCAGTTGAGCTGGCTAAAGCACTCTTATGTGAATCGAGTCAGGGCAATAAACCTTGCAATCAATGCGAGGCTTGTCATTGGTTTAATACCGGCAATCATCCAGACTTTATCGCCCTGGTTCCGGAGACGCACCGTAAACTCCTGCCGCAGGCCGACTATGAGGCAGATGAAGCACCGAAAAAAGGTAGAGCAGCACGCGATGACTCAGATGGCGAGTCAAGCGAGAAAAAAGAAAAGAAAAATATTTCTATTGAGGAAACACGCAGCGCGATCGAGAGTCTCTCAATCGGGTCGCACCGTGGCGGCAATCGTGTGATCCTCATTTACCCATTAGAAATGCTGCGATCGGATTCAGCGAATACCTTGCTAAAGTCTCTAGAAGAACCGCCTGCCAATACTATTTTCATTCTTTTGGCTGATCGGGTTGATCGTGTCTTGCCGACCATTCGCTCTCGCTGCCGCTTATTGATAGCGCCTCGCCCAAATCGCACAGAAGGCCTAGCTTGGTTAAAAGATCAACTGCCTAAGATTTCTGGGTATAAGGTCAATGAAGCTGATATTGAAACTATTTATGACGAGCAGGGTGGGGCACCATATTCAGTTTTGGACTCCCTAACCGCCCGTCACAATAAAGACGATAAAGATGAATTAACCATTGCTATCGCTGCTTCAAGGCTCTTATTGCAATCTATGGCGCAGGGCGTTCGTATTCCTTGGCTTGAAGCGGCAGAAAAGACGCATAAAGCACAATATTCATTCTTGTTGGCTACCATGCAACGTTGGGCATCTGATCTTCAGCTTGTTGCGCAAGGCGGCACTCCACGATATTACCCAAAACATATTGCGACCTTGAAGGGCTTAGCGCAAGGCGCTAGACCTTTGAAGCTGCATCAATTTTGGAAATCCCTAGTACAGGCACGACGCTCTGAAAATCATCCTTTAGCAAGTCGAGTTCAGCTAGAGGCACTACTTTCTCAATATCAGCAGGTATTTGAAGGCTAG
- the tmk gene encoding dTMP kinase has translation MTATLPGYFISFEGIDGAGKSTHIDAFCKLMQERYPNREVVVTREPGGTPLGEQLRALLLDAPMNLETEALLMFAARREHIAQVIEPALQAGKIVISDRFTDASFAYQGGGRGLSIAKLNALEQWVQGRNDGSLLQPNLTILFDLPGEVAEARRSKVRAPDKFEKMDLHFFEKVRQEYLRRAKEAPQRFHLVDATKTPDAIWNGLQSLKINL, from the coding sequence ATGACCGCTACACTCCCAGGATATTTCATTAGCTTTGAAGGTATTGATGGTGCCGGTAAGAGCACGCATATCGATGCTTTCTGCAAACTCATGCAAGAGCGTTACCCCAATCGGGAAGTGGTCGTGACTCGTGAGCCAGGCGGCACGCCACTAGGCGAACAATTGCGCGCGCTACTGCTTGATGCGCCCATGAATCTCGAAACTGAAGCCTTGTTGATGTTTGCAGCCCGCCGCGAACATATTGCACAAGTGATCGAGCCAGCCCTGCAAGCGGGCAAGATTGTGATCTCAGATCGATTCACTGATGCCAGTTTTGCTTATCAAGGTGGTGGCCGCGGCCTGAGCATTGCTAAATTAAATGCGCTTGAGCAATGGGTGCAAGGACGTAATGATGGCTCATTATTGCAGCCCAACTTAACCATCCTGTTTGACTTACCGGGTGAAGTTGCCGAAGCGCGTCGCTCTAAAGTCAGAGCCCCTGATAAATTTGAAAAAATGGATCTCCATTTCTTTGAGAAAGTTCGCCAAGAATATCTTCGTCGCGCGAAGGAAGCTCCACAACGCTTTCACTTGGTTGATGCCACCAAAACTCCAGATGCCATCTGGAACGGATTGCAGTCATTGAAGATTAATCTGTAA
- the mltG gene encoding endolytic transglycosylase MltG, which produces MRRKIQGRSFFSKKKTWGLRLRSYFLAFIGLLILIYGGIFIWPAVPSHTNTQDTLVYKVKVAPQSGLSSIAQQLQEQGLSTPVLPFQISARALFVGSKLKPGTYLLPTGASLGKILLQIARGDRVRESIAIIPGMTIWQLRALVDSHPALIHQTKGISSKALLQSLNLNYPGDEGLFFPDTYVFDPDEPDINIYRRASLAMQKQLSQAWEQKSAGSPLKTPYELLILSSIIEKETGRRSDRGMVAAVFLNRLHKGMMLQTDPTIIYGIGPRFDGNLRKADLRKDSPYNTYMHKGLPPTPIAMPSKESLLAAVHPTQSNALYFVAKGDGTSHFSQTLSEHESAVDRYQRKLTPKSN; this is translated from the coding sequence ATGCGCAGAAAAATTCAGGGAAGATCCTTTTTTAGCAAGAAAAAGACTTGGGGTCTTCGCCTGCGTTCCTACTTCCTTGCTTTCATTGGTTTATTGATATTGATTTATGGCGGCATTTTTATATGGCCGGCTGTACCGAGCCATACCAATACTCAAGACACCCTTGTCTATAAAGTTAAAGTTGCGCCGCAATCTGGCTTAAGCAGTATTGCCCAGCAATTACAAGAGCAAGGGCTATCAACCCCAGTCTTGCCGTTTCAGATAAGTGCTCGAGCATTATTTGTCGGCTCAAAGTTAAAGCCTGGAACGTATCTACTACCAACCGGCGCAAGTCTAGGAAAAATTCTGCTACAGATTGCACGTGGCGATCGGGTTCGAGAAAGCATCGCCATTATTCCTGGCATGACCATATGGCAACTTAGAGCCCTAGTCGATTCGCATCCAGCATTGATTCATCAAACCAAAGGAATTAGTTCAAAAGCCTTATTGCAAAGTTTGAACTTAAATTATCCCGGTGATGAGGGCCTATTTTTTCCAGATACCTATGTTTTTGATCCCGATGAGCCCGACATCAATATTTATCGACGCGCCTCTTTAGCAATGCAAAAGCAACTCTCACAAGCGTGGGAGCAAAAGAGCGCTGGTTCACCCCTAAAGACTCCGTATGAGCTCCTGATTTTGTCCTCCATCATTGAAAAAGAAACAGGGCGGCGAAGCGATCGAGGAATGGTTGCTGCAGTATTTCTGAATCGCCTTCATAAAGGCATGATGCTGCAGACAGATCCGACCATTATTTATGGAATAGGCCCGCGATTTGACGGAAATTTGCGGAAGGCAGACCTTCGCAAAGATAGTCCCTACAATACCTATATGCATAAAGGATTGCCACCGACACCGATTGCCATGCCCAGCAAAGAATCATTGCTCGCCGCCGTTCATCCGACCCAAAGTAATGCTTTGTATTTTGTAGCGAAAGGTGATGGCACAAGCCATTTTTCACAAACCTTAAGCGAACATGAGTCTGCCGTAGATCGTTACCAACGAAAACTCACACCCAAATCCAATTAA
- a CDS encoding folate-binding protein YgfZ, translating into MTQTNQNTQIEGQIAPTGLSLLPQWGLIFVEGPDAASFLQNQLTNSVLGLNRTVAPQIAQSYGSVRLLGYCSPKGRLLASAWGALIPRDSAADDRFALFISKDIAASTAKRLSMYVLRSKVKVTDASEIWNVSGYFGSSESMDSFAINESQIGLRLPDVLANGRSFSRILIAQEKTDTTLDNAAFRSWNHLEVLSAIPRIVLATQEQFVPQMINFESVAGVDFKKGCYPGQEIVARSQYRGAIKRRLFLAHLSDGTFTEESTQSGVELFHSQDPSQPAGMVVLSAESPLEQGRIDLQVECKLDVLEHGEIRLGSVQGPVLKIDSLPYPLIEI; encoded by the coding sequence ATGACACAGACTAATCAAAACACGCAAATTGAAGGACAAATAGCCCCTACTGGGCTTAGCCTACTCCCACAATGGGGCTTAATTTTTGTTGAAGGGCCAGATGCCGCCAGTTTTCTGCAAAATCAACTCACCAATTCTGTTCTTGGCCTAAACCGAACGGTAGCCCCTCAGATTGCCCAATCCTATGGATCGGTTCGATTATTAGGCTACTGTAGTCCTAAGGGTCGATTACTGGCGAGCGCATGGGGTGCATTAATTCCAAGAGACTCAGCTGCCGATGATCGATTTGCTTTATTCATTTCCAAAGACATTGCCGCTAGCACCGCTAAACGTTTATCGATGTATGTATTACGTTCTAAGGTTAAGGTGACCGATGCATCAGAGATATGGAATGTTTCTGGCTACTTTGGATCGAGCGAATCAATGGATTCATTTGCTATCAATGAATCACAAATAGGATTGCGATTGCCAGATGTCCTCGCTAATGGTCGATCCTTTAGTCGTATCTTGATTGCACAAGAAAAAACAGATACAACATTAGACAATGCTGCATTTAGATCTTGGAATCACTTGGAAGTTTTAAGTGCGATTCCAAGGATCGTGTTGGCAACGCAAGAGCAATTTGTTCCGCAAATGATTAATTTTGAATCTGTTGCAGGGGTAGATTTCAAAAAAGGCTGTTATCCAGGGCAAGAAATTGTGGCTCGCAGTCAGTATCGTGGCGCCATTAAAAGACGTCTATTTTTGGCCCACCTTTCTGACGGCACTTTTACAGAGGAGTCAACGCAGTCCGGCGTAGAGTTATTTCACAGTCAGGACCCTAGCCAACCTGCGGGCATGGTCGTTTTATCGGCTGAAAGCCCTCTAGAGCAAGGCAGAATCGATCTCCAGGTGGAGTGCAAATTGGACGTGCTCGAACATGGGGAAATACGTCTAGGAAGTGTGCAGGGACCTGTGTTAAAAATAGATTCATTGCCATACCCATTAATCGAAATCTAA
- a CDS encoding NRDE family protein, protein MCLILFAWNSHPDYSLVVAANRDEFYERDTAGIAYWPEHPHVLAGRDRADVLGSPGTWLGFTKTGKFAALTNVRAPSEKNPDARTRGELSLKYLTSKDKPAEFMQENSKSFNHYNGFNLLMADLSDPANAEMHWVSNRMMMGQNIRPRKVFPHQPLDPGVYGLSNAMLDTPWPKVNHRIAAFAQVLAMDHGQLKSADQYLKVLADTHHASDHELPNTGVSREWEKALSPAFIKTPSYGTRSSTVLRVRKDGNFEMVERRFDATGAVGHDVITGALSTAPGSNLSV, encoded by the coding sequence ATGTGCCTCATTCTTTTTGCATGGAACTCACACCCCGACTACTCATTGGTAGTTGCGGCAAATCGTGATGAATTCTATGAGCGTGATACTGCAGGCATTGCGTATTGGCCAGAACACCCCCATGTTTTAGCCGGAAGAGATCGGGCTGATGTTTTAGGGAGTCCAGGTACTTGGCTTGGGTTTACCAAAACCGGAAAGTTTGCGGCGTTAACAAATGTTCGGGCACCTAGCGAAAAAAATCCGGATGCCAGAACGCGGGGTGAACTATCTTTAAAGTATCTCACCAGCAAAGATAAGCCTGCTGAGTTTATGCAGGAGAACTCCAAAAGCTTTAACCATTACAACGGCTTTAATTTATTAATGGCAGATCTAAGTGATCCTGCGAATGCTGAAATGCATTGGGTTAGCAATCGCATGATGATGGGTCAAAATATCCGCCCTCGCAAAGTCTTTCCACACCAACCTCTTGATCCTGGCGTTTATGGGCTTTCGAATGCTATGTTGGATACTCCTTGGCCCAAGGTGAATCATCGAATAGCAGCGTTTGCTCAAGTATTAGCAATGGATCATGGGCAATTGAAGAGTGCCGATCAATACCTTAAGGTCTTGGCTGATACACATCATGCGAGCGACCATGAATTACCCAATACTGGTGTTAGCCGTGAATGGGAAAAAGCCCTTTCCCCTGCTTTCATTAAGACGCCCTCTTATGGCACGCGCTCCAGTACGGTACTCAGAGTTCGCAAGGATGGAAACTTTGAAATGGTAGAGCGTCGCTTTGATGCCACTGGTGCAGTTGGGCACGATGTCATTACTGGCGCACTCAGTACTGCGCCAGGCTCAAATCTTTCGGTATAA
- a CDS encoding PaaI family thioesterase produces MNKQVQINPQTQLANLGEELNVPFLKLLGVRFLSAEMGKGEILLALKPEHTNTWAVAHGGVLLTLMDVAMAVAARSGDPSDRSVVTIELKNNFMQAANGVLRVKADTVRRTATMAFCEAKLYNDQGEICCMATGTFQFIKRLPTRDASGERVVNEDLRSK; encoded by the coding sequence ATGAACAAACAAGTCCAAATTAATCCGCAAACTCAGTTAGCCAATTTAGGCGAAGAATTAAATGTCCCTTTTCTAAAACTATTAGGCGTTCGCTTTTTAAGTGCCGAAATGGGTAAGGGAGAAATCTTATTGGCACTTAAGCCTGAGCACACCAATACTTGGGCCGTAGCGCACGGCGGTGTGTTATTGACCTTAATGGATGTAGCAATGGCTGTTGCCGCAAGGTCTGGAGATCCGAGTGATCGAAGTGTCGTCACGATTGAGCTGAAAAATAACTTTATGCAAGCAGCCAATGGTGTCTTACGTGTAAAGGCGGATACTGTTCGTAGAACGGCGACTATGGCTTTCTGTGAAGCCAAGCTATATAACGACCAAGGTGAGATCTGCTGTATGGCTACAGGTACATTCCAATTCATCAAACGTTTGCCAACACGTGATGCTAGTGGTGAGCGAGTTGTGAACGAAGACCTTCGTTCAAAGTAA